In a single window of the Candidatus Nanosynbacter featherlites genome:
- a CDS encoding PadR family transcriptional regulator translates to MSVQYTLLGFLAEESNYGYELKKKYDGYFGKDKPILTGQIYSTLARLKRDNKVKEITDTSESGGPDRVRYEITDEGKQDLQAWLESPEAPSPQLQATMYIKAVLAILKDGDASPYLDNQRQAHIQRMRELTAQRRDSNLSDMLLIDHALYHLEADLRWIELTISRLTRLKEEILHEQTNN, encoded by the coding sequence ATGAGCGTTCAATATACCCTGTTAGGTTTTTTAGCGGAAGAGTCAAATTATGGCTATGAATTGAAGAAAAAATATGACGGCTATTTTGGCAAGGACAAGCCAATTTTAACCGGTCAGATATATTCAACTCTGGCGCGGCTCAAACGCGACAACAAAGTCAAAGAAATTACTGATACCAGCGAATCAGGCGGGCCGGATAGGGTTCGGTATGAGATTACCGATGAGGGCAAGCAAGATTTGCAAGCATGGCTGGAATCACCAGAAGCACCGTCGCCACAACTACAAGCGACGATGTACATCAAAGCAGTGCTAGCCATTCTGAAGGATGGCGATGCATCACCGTATTTGGATAATCAACGGCAGGCGCACATCCAACGGATGCGCGAGCTGACAGCGCAGCGGCGTGATAGTAATTTGTCGGACATGCTGCTGATTGATCATGCACTGTATCATTTGGAGGCGGATTTGCGCTGGATTGAATTAACTATTTCGCGGTTAACGCGGCTAAAGGAGGAAATTTTGCATGAGCAAACCAATAATTAG
- a CDS encoding ABC transporter ATP-binding protein, giving the protein MSKPIISTKKITKSFGQTQALRGVSLDVEAGEVLAIMGPSGSGKSTLLHSLAAITKVDSGEIDFDGRRIDKLSDDQRSILRRTSFGFVFQFGQLVPELTALDNVALPLLLNGVKRKEAYQQAKTWLNKVELGNKADSMLGELSGGQMQRVAIARAMVIEPKVLFADEPTGSLDSLNSEKVMELFIKTAKEHGTTVIMVTHEPTIAAYADREIIVRDGQISGAEAAVHPAQVRADKTNVRIV; this is encoded by the coding sequence ATGAGCAAACCAATAATTAGCACTAAAAAAATTACAAAGTCGTTCGGGCAAACACAGGCGCTGCGCGGTGTCAGTCTGGATGTCGAGGCGGGCGAGGTGCTGGCGATTATGGGTCCGTCGGGATCTGGTAAGTCGACGCTACTACACAGCTTGGCGGCGATTACCAAAGTTGATAGTGGCGAAATTGATTTTGACGGCCGGCGGATTGACAAACTGAGCGATGATCAGCGTAGCATATTGCGGCGCACTAGCTTTGGCTTTGTCTTTCAGTTTGGACAGCTGGTGCCAGAGTTGACGGCGCTGGATAATGTAGCGTTGCCGCTACTGCTTAACGGTGTCAAGCGTAAAGAAGCCTATCAGCAGGCGAAAACATGGCTGAATAAGGTTGAGCTGGGTAATAAAGCTGACAGTATGCTCGGCGAGTTGTCGGGTGGACAAATGCAGCGCGTGGCGATTGCCCGGGCCATGGTGATTGAGCCAAAAGTGCTGTTTGCTGACGAGCCGACTGGTTCACTGGATAGTTTGAATTCAGAAAAGGTTATGGAGCTATTCATTAAAACCGCCAAAGAGCACGGCACGACAGTCATCATGGTGACGCACGAGCCAACGATTGCTGCCTACGCTGACCGGGAAATTATCGTTCGCGACGGGCAGATTTCTGGTGCTGAGGCAGCGGTACATCCGGCGCAGGTGAGGGCTGATAAAACTAATGTGAGGATTGTCTGA
- a CDS encoding DsbA family protein — protein sequence MNRQKSASIAIIWIISGILITAIVALFIYGIVNRPPNRHVGDGKPWNEKMSQGSSEAKHVFVDYTDYFCSFCAEVEAATNADFFKNEYLKSGKVRYEHRVVTLLKEVTDNTETGAHAAFCAADQDKYWQYTHDIVPRIKRDYFDKGIGVKNVAVPQKIPPLPLDYFLASAKNIGMDEAKFTDCMTKKPHQKEIDDSTQKALSLGVSGLPYMVINDYVASGFAGGENGLKAILKAGGVN from the coding sequence ATGAATCGACAAAAATCAGCGAGTATAGCAATCATTTGGATTATTTCAGGCATTTTGATTACAGCAATCGTCGCATTGTTTATCTACGGCATCGTTAATCGTCCACCAAATCGCCACGTTGGTGACGGCAAGCCGTGGAATGAAAAGATGTCGCAAGGCTCTAGCGAAGCTAAACATGTGTTCGTTGACTACACTGACTATTTCTGCTCATTCTGTGCCGAGGTTGAAGCAGCCACCAACGCTGATTTCTTCAAAAATGAGTATCTCAAATCAGGCAAAGTTCGCTACGAACACCGCGTGGTGACGCTGCTCAAAGAAGTTACCGACAACACAGAAACTGGCGCTCACGCTGCCTTTTGCGCCGCCGACCAAGACAAATATTGGCAATACACGCACGACATCGTGCCGCGCATTAAACGTGACTATTTTGACAAAGGAATTGGTGTGAAAAACGTTGCTGTGCCGCAAAAAATTCCACCGCTGCCACTAGACTACTTCCTGGCGTCTGCTAAAAACATTGGTATGGATGAGGCGAAATTTACTGACTGTATGACCAAAAAACCGCACCAAAAAGAAATTGATGACAGCACCCAAAAAGCTCTTTCGCTTGGTGTGAGCGGCTTACCATATATGGTGATCAATGATTATGTTGCCAGTGGATTTGCTGGTGGCGAGAATGGGCTGAAGGCGATTTTGAAAGCCGGCGGAGTGAACTAA
- a CDS encoding DUF167 domain-containing protein, whose product MKISAHLKPNSRHREEVVPNDDGLLTIYTKAPAIEGRANLAAAKLLAKHLGVAPSKVKLVRGATSKYKIFEIDQVD is encoded by the coding sequence ATGAAAATCTCCGCCCATCTCAAGCCCAACTCCCGCCACCGCGAAGAAGTCGTCCCGAACGATGATGGTTTGCTGACGATCTACACCAAGGCGCCAGCCATTGAGGGGCGGGCGAATCTAGCGGCGGCGAAACTACTAGCAAAGCATCTCGGCGTGGCACCTTCAAAGGTAAAATTGGTGCGCGGTGCAACCTCGAAATACAAGATATTTGAGATTGATCAGGTGGACTAA
- a CDS encoding polysaccharide deacetylase family protein has protein sequence MSAKKMQTKPQKPSNKRPSIQPRREAKTNTASYSTSRLSSALFTTLLLLAVAAMAALFYLQSIQPPAQRPTVLEDEKYYFTDSRYSGIRSKFVTRDTKREKVSIEYPITSNPKINKLIARAIDRADSDFRYTSSSTITFDRPMTETISYQVTHNNSVALSIIVNIKQDTHGAHPVALTLFWTFDKNSGEVISLDNLTEKSEEATKAIVAAAQRDVAQTIKQRHQPEANLEEMITKETLANFTITDDGNTLAWPIGQASLLPSAYGELTIKVPAAAVAKYLQNPTAQKLANFPKPPEPKPAPAPAPATPAPAPTTGNKVIALTFDDGPGPYTAHLLDILDQYGAKATFFLIGSKVSGQASIVRSIQARGHQLGNHSWSHPELPKLSVDQIAGEIDRTNEAIRQATGIKPSILRPPYGAVNGVVLEQLRTRGMSSILWSVDTRDWADRNSQIVCSRAVAGARPGAVILMHDIHQTSVNAVPCILSSLKQQGYSFVTIQRLH, from the coding sequence ATGTCTGCCAAAAAAATGCAAACAAAACCCCAAAAACCATCAAACAAACGACCGTCAATTCAGCCTCGCCGTGAGGCAAAAACCAACACGGCATCCTACAGTACATCCAGGCTGAGCAGTGCTTTATTCACCACCCTACTCTTGCTGGCAGTCGCCGCCATGGCAGCATTGTTTTATCTCCAATCGATACAACCACCCGCCCAGCGACCAACCGTTCTGGAAGATGAAAAATACTATTTCACCGATTCGCGCTATTCTGGCATTCGCTCCAAGTTCGTGACGCGCGACACCAAACGCGAAAAGGTCTCAATTGAATATCCAATCACCAGCAATCCCAAAATCAACAAACTCATCGCCCGAGCAATTGACCGCGCCGACAGTGATTTTCGCTACACCTCGTCGAGCACCATCACCTTTGACCGGCCAATGACCGAAACCATCAGCTACCAAGTTACGCACAATAATTCCGTGGCGCTGTCCATCATCGTCAACATCAAACAAGATACGCACGGCGCCCATCCAGTGGCACTGACGCTATTCTGGACCTTTGATAAAAATTCTGGTGAGGTGATTAGCTTGGATAATTTGACTGAAAAATCAGAGGAAGCTACCAAGGCAATTGTAGCGGCCGCTCAGCGCGACGTCGCACAAACCATTAAACAACGCCACCAACCAGAAGCAAATCTCGAGGAGATGATCACCAAAGAAACGTTGGCGAACTTTACCATCACCGACGATGGCAACACCTTAGCTTGGCCAATTGGACAAGCCTCCTTGCTGCCATCAGCCTACGGCGAGCTGACCATCAAAGTACCAGCCGCTGCCGTCGCCAAATACCTGCAAAATCCAACAGCTCAAAAACTGGCTAACTTCCCCAAGCCACCCGAGCCAAAGCCAGCACCAGCACCAGCGCCCGCTACGCCAGCACCTGCACCAACCACCGGCAACAAAGTGATTGCGTTGACGTTTGATGACGGACCGGGTCCATACACCGCGCACTTACTGGACATCTTGGATCAATATGGTGCTAAAGCGACGTTTTTCTTGATTGGTAGCAAAGTCTCCGGGCAAGCTAGCATCGTGCGCAGCATACAAGCGCGTGGTCATCAACTGGGTAATCACTCGTGGTCACATCCGGAACTACCTAAGCTATCAGTTGACCAAATTGCTGGTGAAATCGACCGCACCAACGAGGCCATCAGACAAGCCACTGGTATCAAACCGAGCATCTTGCGCCCGCCTTATGGCGCCGTCAATGGTGTGGTTTTGGAGCAACTTCGGACGCGTGGCATGTCGTCAATCTTATGGTCGGTTGACACGCGGGACTGGGCTGATCGCAATAGCCAAATTGTCTGTTCACGTGCCGTCGCTGGCGCTCGTCCTGGAGCCGTCATCTTGATGCATGACATTCACCAAACTTCCGTCAATGCCGTGCCATGTATCCTCAGCTCACTGAAGCAGCAGGGGTATTCATTTGTGACGATACAGCGGTTACATTAG